From Watersipora subatra chromosome 2, tzWatSuba1.1, whole genome shotgun sequence, one genomic window encodes:
- the LOC137388928 gene encoding endoplasmic reticulum metallopeptidase 1-like: protein MDTSVTRKRYPEEDKKADSGDSTSELLKQERADWSERFNSQAKFGERFWLVVIISCTFLYAAYNAHYHTFPSPSNTDSPFLEVNARQFVEKVCKNGTRNVGSHANEVHVVGAIVDRIREISELAKPIHRIETDIQQPTGCYTCGVVGTYCYTNVKNILVKLSPATKESSATILVNCHQDTAISSPGASDDMVSCATMLETLRVLSRADVPLRHSILFIFNGAEETGLQAAHGFITQHPWAKELKAFVNLEAAGAGGREMVFQTGPEYPWLIAAYAQSVRYPSASVVGQEIFQSGVIPSDTDFRIYRDYGHIPGIDIAYAYNGYIYHTKYDLPEYIPEGCIQRGGENLLALLTTLGNSDRLEEPGDLKMGKMVFFDVMGFFMIYYPHRIGEVVNSLVVVAVLLNLFRRLKSFRQSGGNAGLYVKLVGASYAMHAAALLSIIGCNLALGLLVSYVRPMMWYTNNWLTFPIYILPAIAIWILVHQRGKQLCKTVFQLVSIWDIEAIYFDSALLFWTILLAALTMGGVASAYICMLLVIFPLILRQLVSDMLNIRMHNSPILYLTLTAGALLLPSLHIMQLSHSLNNLFLPLTGRMGSAVFPDILVSLISVLPFLLISNYLAGFLHISKDLTGLAAKFLSISSLFILIGCFTNLGFPYSANPASPSAQRHIFTHFWRELYAYDGTLEKEDHGLLYIPFDYNEHRYLDNIPELKSMQLQTVDKDLAYGGFPIYYSKITKLKRYHVGKLAKPLMYARVNVTHRKEQLANNIVRHHLTCSGNHFHGNIYLSVVEGGELIGWSFTPGTPIPTKIPKEIKRSHYFIYTSSAMSPHPANNFWLDIQVGEEADLDKHWLDIGFAAHYLDGPESTTPELTATLAKFPNWTVPLGWVATYQHYRF, encoded by the exons ATGGACACGTCTGTCACACGTAAGAGATATCCAGAAGAGGATAAGAAGGCCGACAGCGGTGACTCGACATCTGAGCTGTTGAAACAAGAGCGAGCAGACTGGTCAGAACGTTTCAATTCACAAGCAAAGTTTGGGGAAAGGTTTTGGCTCGTAGTTATTATCTCTTGTACCTTTCTCTATGCTGCCTACAATGCACACTACCATACATTTCCTTCACCCTCAAACACTGACAGCCCATTTTTAGAGGTTAACGCAAGGCAATTTGTAGAAAAAGTGTGCAAGAACGGCACAAGAAATGTCGGAAGTCACGCTAACGAGGTTCATGTGGTCGGTGCAATAGTTGACAGAATCCGTGAAATCAGTGAATTGGCTAAGCCAATTCATCGTATTGAAACAGATATTCAACAACCGACCGGCTGTTACACTTGTGGAGTTGTTGGCACATACTGCTACACCAATGTAAAGAATATATTAGTGAAGTTGTCTCCCGCTACGAAAGAGTCTTCAGCAACTATCCTTGTCAACTGTCATCAAGACACAGCCATATCTAGTCCAG GTGCGAGTGATGACATGGTGAGTTGTGCCACAATGTTAGAAACACTGCGAGTGCTGAGTCGAGCAGACGTACCTCTCAGACATTCCATCCTTTTTATATTCAATGGAGCAGAAGAGACAGGGCTGCAG GCAGCTCACGGATTCATCACTCAGCATCCGTGGGCGAAGGAACTTAAGGCTTTTGTTAACTTAGAGGCTGCTGGGGCTGGAGGGAGAGAGATGGTCTTTCAAACTg GGCCGGAATACCCGTGGCTGATTGCTGCCTATGCTCAGTCTGTAAGATATCCTTCGGCTTCCGTTGTTGGGCAGGAGATATTCCAGAGTGGAGTCATCCCATCTGACACAGACTTTAGGATTTACAGAGACTATGGACACATTCCTG GGATAGACATAGCTTATGCGTACAACGGGTATATCTACCACACCAAGTATGACCTACCAGAATATATTCCTGAAGGGTGCATTCAGAGAGGAG GAGAGAACCTGCTGGCACTCCTCACGACTTTAGGGAACTCTGACAGGCTTGAGGAACCAGGAGATTTGAAGATGGGCAAGATGGTATTCTTTGATGTGATGGGCTTCTTTATGATTTATTACCCTCACAGGATCGGAGAGGTCGTTAATTCTTTGGTTGTTGTAGCAGTGCTGCTCAACCTCTTCAGGAGGCTCAAATCATTCAGACAATCAG GTGGAAATGCTGGGCTCTATGTAAAGCTAGTTGGAGCCAGCTATGCCATGCACGCTGCAGCGTTGCTCTCTATAATAGGATGCAATTTAGCCTTAGGTCTGCTAGTCAGTTACGTACGCCCCATGATGTGGTACACAAATAACTGGCTAACATTCCCCATATACATCCTTCCAGCCATAGCTATATGGATTTTGGTCCATCAGCGGGGGAAGCAACTTTGCAAGACAGTTTTTCAG CTGGTGTCTATCTGGGACATAGAGGCAATCTACTTTGACTCTGCGCTGCTGTTCTGGACTATTCTCCTGGCTGCACTGACAATGGGTGGAGTTGCATCAGCCTACATCTGCATGCTGTTAGTTATCTTCCCTCTGATTCTGAGGCAGCTTGTGTCTGATATGCTCAACATTAGGATGCATA ATTCTCCCATCCTATATCTGACACTCACAGCTGGTGCTCTCCTCCTGCCAAGCTTGCACATTATGCAGCTAAGCCACTCTCTTAACAACCTGTTTTTACCACTCACTGGCAGAATGGGATCGGCTGTCTTCCCTGATATACTCGTGTCACTCATCAGTGTTTTACCTTTTCTGCTCATCTCCAACTACCTC GCAGGATTTCTACACATCAGCAAGGATCTCACTGGATTAGCAGCCAAGTTCCTCTCCATCTCATCTCTCTTTATTCTCATCGGTTGTTTTACAAACCTTGGATTTCCCTACTCAGCCAATCCAGCATCTCCGTCAGCGCAGAGACATATTTTCACA CACTTCTGGCGGGAACTGTACGCATATGACGGAACCTTGGAGAAGGAAGATCATGGGTTGCTTTACATACCATTTGACTACAATGAGCATAGATACCTTGATAACATACCAGAACTTAAGTCTATGCAACTGCAGACTGTAGATAAGGATCTAGCTTATGGAGGATTCCCTATATATTATTCCAAGATAACAAaactcaa GAGATACCATGTGGGGAAGCTTGCCAAGCCTCTCATGTATGCAAGAGTGAATGTCACTCATAGAAAAGAGCAGTTGGCCAATAATATTGTTAGACATCATTTAACTTGTTCAG GTAATCATTTCCATGGAAATATCTATTTATCGGTGGTCGAAGGGGGTGAGCTCATAGGCTGGTCTTTTACACCAGGCACTCCAATACCCACCAAAATACCAAAAGAAATAAAACGGAGTCATTACTTTATCTATACTTCCTCTGCCATGTCACCACATCCTGCCAACAACTTCTGGCTTGATATCCAG GTAGGTGAGGAGGCAGATCTTGACAAGCATTGGCTGGACATTGGATTTGCTGCCCATTACTTGGATGGACCTGAGAGCACAACTCCTGAGCTCACTGCAACGCTTGCTAAGTTTCCTAACTGGACCGTGCCACTTGGTTGGGTGGCTACCTACCAACACTATAGGTTCTAA